In Leisingera methylohalidivorans DSM 14336, a single genomic region encodes these proteins:
- the msrB gene encoding peptide-methionine (R)-S-oxide reductase MsrB — MTKYTKTPDAIAALSEEAYYVTQNAGTERPGTGKLLHNKAPGIYVDIVSGEPLFASSDKYESGCGWPSFTKPIETAHVQELEDRTLGMIRTEVRSTHGDSHLGHVFPDGPMDRGGLRYCINSASLRFVHLDDMEAEGYGAYINQVEAGK, encoded by the coding sequence ATGACAAAATACACCAAGACCCCGGACGCCATTGCCGCCCTTTCGGAGGAAGCATATTATGTGACCCAGAATGCGGGCACCGAGCGCCCCGGTACCGGCAAGCTGCTGCATAACAAAGCGCCGGGCATCTATGTGGACATCGTATCGGGCGAACCGCTGTTTGCCTCCTCGGACAAATACGAGAGCGGCTGCGGCTGGCCCAGCTTCACCAAACCTATTGAGACCGCGCATGTTCAGGAGCTGGAGGACCGCACCCTCGGCATGATCCGCACCGAAGTCCGCTCCACCCATGGCGACAGCCACCTCGGCCATGTCTTCCCCGACGGGCCGATGGACCGCGGCGGCCTGCGCTACTGCATCAACTCGGCGTCGCTGCGCTTTGTCCACCTGGACGATATGGAAGCAGAGGGCTATGGCGCCTACATCAATCAAGTGGAGGCCGGAAAATGA
- a CDS encoding DMT family transporter, translating to MDGRAIAMGLAFALMWSSAFTSARIIVQDASPLFSLAVRFLISGLIGVAIARAIGQSWRLTPGQWRATVIFGICQNALYLGLNFVAMQWIEASLAAIIASTMPLLVALAGWALFGERLRPLGYAGLAAGILGVAMIMGTRLGAGVDMFGVFLCVIGVLALTAATLALRGATSGGNFMMVVGLQMLIGSAILFAAAPLTEEIFVRPTLRLALAFTYTTVVPGLMATLIWVMLLNRIGAVRAATFHFLNPVFGVAVASILLGEKLGPMDVLGVAIVTAGILAVQLARQPAEPPTALSREAKPG from the coding sequence ATGGATGGACGCGCCATTGCCATGGGGCTGGCTTTTGCCCTGATGTGGTCTTCGGCCTTCACGTCAGCACGGATCATCGTGCAGGATGCCTCACCGCTGTTCTCGCTTGCTGTCCGGTTCCTGATTTCCGGCCTGATCGGCGTCGCCATTGCCCGTGCCATCGGTCAAAGCTGGCGGCTGACCCCGGGCCAGTGGCGCGCCACGGTAATCTTCGGCATCTGCCAGAACGCCCTGTACTTGGGCCTGAACTTCGTTGCCATGCAGTGGATTGAGGCCTCGCTGGCCGCGATCATCGCCTCCACCATGCCGTTGCTGGTCGCGCTGGCGGGCTGGGCGCTGTTCGGTGAACGCCTGCGCCCCCTGGGTTACGCCGGACTGGCGGCAGGCATCCTCGGCGTGGCAATGATCATGGGCACCCGTCTTGGTGCCGGCGTCGACATGTTCGGGGTATTCCTCTGCGTCATAGGCGTACTGGCGCTGACCGCGGCGACGCTTGCCTTGCGCGGCGCCACGTCAGGCGGCAATTTCATGATGGTGGTGGGGCTGCAGATGCTAATCGGCTCTGCCATCCTGTTTGCGGCCGCCCCGCTGACCGAGGAGATCTTTGTGCGCCCCACCCTGCGGCTGGCGCTGGCCTTTACATATACCACAGTGGTGCCGGGCCTGATGGCCACCCTCATCTGGGTGATGCTGCTGAACCGCATCGGCGCGGTGCGGGCCGCCACTTTCCACTTCCTCAACCCGGTTTTTGGCGTCGCTGTGGCCAGTATATTGCTGGGTGAAAAACTCGGTCCGATGGATGTGCTGGGCGTGGCCATTGTCACTGCTGGTATTCTCGCTGTTCAGCTTGCCCGCCAGCCCGCCGAGCCGCCAACGGCGCTGTCCCGCGAAGCAAAACCGGGCTGA
- a CDS encoding LysE family translocator, which translates to MTDVNLTLILGAAFLGAASPGPATLTIAGTAMQHGRKPGLALAAGVCSGSLIWSVSAAFGLGAVMLANAWFIEAVRYIGAGYLMYLAVRSARSALCPGTPVLRAAPTPALRVAYAKGLALHLTNPKAALFFGSLYAIGIPPGTQPSELLTVMGAIAVQSALIFHGYALLFSSPAAARIYLRLSRGFEAAFAAAFATASWQIFAARLN; encoded by the coding sequence ATGACTGATGTAAACCTGACCCTGATCCTTGGCGCGGCGTTTCTGGGCGCCGCCAGCCCTGGGCCCGCCACGCTCACCATTGCAGGCACCGCGATGCAGCATGGCCGCAAACCGGGGCTGGCATTGGCCGCTGGAGTTTGCTCCGGCTCATTGATCTGGTCTGTTTCTGCCGCTTTTGGCCTTGGTGCAGTGATGCTGGCCAATGCCTGGTTTATTGAAGCCGTCCGGTACATCGGGGCCGGATACCTGATGTATCTCGCAGTTCGGTCAGCCCGCTCCGCCCTGTGTCCCGGAACTCCAGTACTGCGCGCGGCACCAACACCCGCATTGCGCGTCGCTTATGCCAAGGGGCTGGCGCTGCACCTGACCAACCCAAAGGCGGCGCTGTTTTTTGGGTCGCTTTACGCCATCGGTATCCCGCCGGGAACCCAACCATCGGAGCTGCTGACCGTCATGGGGGCTATTGCAGTTCAAAGCGCGCTGATCTTCCATGGTTACGCACTGCTATTCTCCAGTCCCGCGGCCGCCCGGATCTATCTGCGCCTGAGCCGAGGATTCGAGGCGGCCTTTGCCGCCGCCTTTGCCACCGCCAGCTGGCAGATTTTTGCGGCCAGGCTGAACTGA
- the msrA gene encoding peptide-methionine (S)-S-oxide reductase MsrA has product MSTTERAVLAGGCFWGMQELIRKRPGVISTRVGYTGGDVPNATYKNHGTHAEGIEIIFDPAVTSYREILEFFFQIHDPTTLNRQGNDLGASYRSAIYYTDAAQKAVAEDTIADVDASGIWPGKVVTELEPEGDFWEAEPEHQDYLQRLPSGYTCHFARPDWVLPKRGAAAE; this is encoded by the coding sequence ATGAGCACAACTGAACGCGCCGTCCTGGCAGGCGGCTGTTTCTGGGGCATGCAGGAACTGATCCGCAAGCGTCCCGGCGTCATCAGCACCCGCGTCGGTTATACTGGCGGGGATGTGCCCAACGCCACTTACAAGAACCACGGCACCCATGCCGAAGGCATTGAGATCATCTTCGACCCCGCCGTCACATCATACCGGGAGATACTGGAGTTCTTTTTCCAGATCCACGACCCGACCACGCTGAACCGTCAAGGCAATGATCTGGGTGCCAGCTACCGCTCGGCGATCTATTATACGGATGCGGCCCAAAAGGCTGTGGCAGAGGACACGATAGCCGATGTCGATGCCTCCGGTATCTGGCCCGGCAAGGTTGTCACCGAATTGGAACCCGAGGGCGATTTCTGGGAAGCCGAGCCCGAGCACCAGGACTACCTGCAGCGGCTGCCGAGCGGTTACACCTGCCATTTCGCGCGCCCCGATTGGGTGCTGCCTAAACGGGGTGCTGCTGCGGAATAG
- a CDS encoding DUF4202 domain-containing protein: MSAQLTKVLAAIDAANTQDPNQEDGQPAALLYGQRMSEQQLRLFPDAPDALQIAARGQHVERWKLQRSSFPEGRAGYLAWRKAEAEHHARVVTDLMQEAGYGADDTDAAARMLRKEGIKRDDQVQALEDIICFVFLKWYFAPFAAKHPAEKVQRIVKKTARKMSPEARARVLTEFDLPGDLAGAFAA, from the coding sequence ATGAGCGCGCAATTGACCAAAGTGCTTGCGGCCATCGACGCCGCCAACACCCAGGACCCCAACCAGGAAGACGGGCAGCCTGCCGCACTGCTTTACGGCCAACGTATGAGCGAACAGCAGCTGCGCCTGTTTCCCGATGCTCCTGACGCACTGCAGATCGCCGCCCGCGGCCAGCATGTGGAGCGCTGGAAGCTGCAACGCAGCAGCTTCCCTGAAGGCCGCGCCGGCTATCTCGCCTGGCGCAAGGCCGAGGCCGAACACCATGCTCGGGTGGTCACTGACCTGATGCAAGAGGCAGGCTATGGCGCAGACGATACAGACGCCGCCGCCAGGATGCTGCGCAAGGAGGGCATTAAGCGCGACGACCAGGTGCAGGCACTGGAGGACATCATTTGCTTTGTCTTCCTGAAGTGGTATTTTGCCCCCTTCGCCGCCAAACACCCCGCGGAGAAGGTGCAGCGCATCGTCAAAAAAACCGCCCGCAAAATGTCGCCGGAGGCCCGCGCACGGGTGCTGACAGAGTTCGACCTGCCCGGGGATCTGGCCGGCGCCTTTGCCGCCTGA
- a CDS encoding HU family DNA-binding protein has protein sequence MSKPMTKTQLVAALAEEMGSDKKVAGSALEAVCSLITREVSGGGAVTLPGVGKIYCRERPEREVRNPATGEKFTKEADKVVKMTIAKALKDSVNG, from the coding sequence ATGTCCAAACCGATGACCAAAACCCAGCTTGTCGCCGCTCTGGCGGAAGAAATGGGCAGCGACAAAAAAGTCGCAGGTTCCGCCCTGGAAGCGGTCTGCTCGCTGATCACCCGCGAAGTGTCGGGCGGCGGTGCCGTGACTCTGCCGGGCGTCGGCAAGATCTACTGCCGCGAGCGCCCCGAGCGCGAAGTGCGCAACCCGGCCACCGGCGAGAAGTTCACCAAAGAAGCCGACAAAGTGGTGAAAATGACCATTGCAAAGGCGCTGAAAGACAGTGTGAACGGCTGA